The Kaustia mangrovi genome has a segment encoding these proteins:
- a CDS encoding SMP-30/gluconolactonase/LRE family protein: MKTVVPDITTAVQIDATIGESPIWSAKRQRLLWIDIMGGKLHAYDRAAGRNETLEIPAIVGALAEDPLGTLTLGLGSDLARLTSNGEVERFASPPHAEPGFRFNDGKYDSQGRLWTGLMNTEGRKGSGILYRYDPDGIWHVFDRGFDLPNGLEWSHDGRTFYFTDSHKGEIHAYDFEPNSGDIGNRRLFFSIDPALGKPDGLTIDEEGFFLSVLFDGSAILRIDPEGKVERKIELPVPRPTCCTFAGDGRHLFVTTARVGLSDADLQVAPASGALLRLDYEEALQ; this comes from the coding sequence ATGAAGACCGTGGTCCCCGACATCACAACGGCAGTCCAGATTGATGCGACGATCGGCGAAAGTCCGATATGGAGCGCCAAGCGCCAGCGGTTGCTCTGGATCGATATCATGGGTGGCAAGCTCCACGCCTATGATCGAGCCGCCGGGCGAAACGAGACGTTGGAGATTCCGGCCATTGTCGGCGCGCTGGCGGAGGACCCGTTGGGCACGCTCACCCTGGGACTTGGGTCCGATCTCGCCCGGCTGACATCGAATGGTGAAGTCGAGCGTTTCGCAAGTCCTCCACATGCGGAACCGGGCTTTCGATTCAATGACGGAAAATACGATAGCCAGGGCCGGTTATGGACTGGCCTCATGAACACTGAGGGCCGCAAAGGAAGCGGCATCCTCTATCGCTATGATCCTGATGGGATCTGGCATGTTTTTGACAGAGGCTTCGACTTGCCCAACGGCCTCGAATGGAGCCACGACGGGCGAACCTTTTACTTCACAGACTCGCACAAGGGCGAAATCCACGCCTACGACTTTGAGCCGAACTCCGGTGACATCGGCAATCGGCGCCTGTTCTTCAGCATCGACCCCGCTCTCGGCAAGCCGGACGGACTGACCATCGATGAGGAAGGGTTCTTCCTCAGCGTTCTCTTCGATGGCTCCGCCATTCTGCGGATCGATCCAGAGGGTAAGGTCGAGCGAAAGATCGAACTGCCCGTTCCGCGGCCCACGTGCTGCACCTTCGCCGGCGATGGTCGGCACCTCTTCGTCACGACGGCGCGGGTTGGCCTGTCCGACGCCGACCTTCAGGTCGCTCCGGCCTCGGGCGCGCTGCTGCGACTAGATTATGAAGAGGCACTCCAATGA
- a CDS encoding SDR family NAD(P)-dependent oxidoreductase produces MIRFENRAAIVTGAGRGIGYAYAELLAARGARVVIHDIGANEDGTSQDPSVAESAAARLRSQGYDARAASGPIDSREGCRALIEEAISAYGRLDILIHNAGWVGYQGIEELEPDFLARMTGLGVETPLWLAQAAWPAMKAQGYGRILLTTSDRALYPEYVQAGLAAYAAAKMATVGITNVLAHEGAPHGILVNAISPVAKTRMWGVEGEPDDLRPNAVASGAIFLVSEACRTSAWVLRASNGQFYAFKAAEAEGVGYPRDLRAVSADSPEIVADAWEKIAIAAPEARR; encoded by the coding sequence ATGATCCGTTTCGAAAACCGTGCCGCTATCGTAACCGGAGCCGGGCGTGGCATCGGCTATGCCTATGCGGAGCTTCTCGCTGCGCGTGGTGCGCGTGTCGTCATCCACGACATAGGTGCCAACGAAGACGGCACATCCCAGGATCCTTCCGTCGCAGAATCGGCCGCCGCGCGGCTGCGTTCGCAAGGCTACGATGCCCGTGCGGCGAGTGGACCGATCGACAGCCGCGAGGGCTGCCGCGCATTGATTGAAGAGGCCATCTCGGCATATGGACGTCTCGACATCCTCATCCACAATGCCGGCTGGGTCGGCTATCAGGGAATCGAGGAGCTTGAGCCGGACTTCCTCGCACGGATGACCGGGCTCGGCGTGGAAACGCCACTATGGCTGGCGCAGGCGGCCTGGCCGGCGATGAAAGCGCAAGGCTATGGCCGCATCCTCCTCACGACGTCTGACCGGGCGCTTTATCCCGAGTACGTGCAGGCGGGGCTCGCCGCCTACGCGGCGGCAAAGATGGCGACGGTCGGCATCACGAACGTGCTTGCACACGAGGGCGCGCCGCACGGTATCCTCGTCAACGCTATCTCACCGGTCGCGAAGACGCGGATGTGGGGTGTCGAGGGCGAGCCCGACGACCTGCGCCCGAATGCGGTGGCGTCAGGCGCGATCTTCCTGGTGTCGGAGGCATGTCGCACGAGCGCCTGGGTGCTGCGCGCCAGCAACGGACAATTCTATGCGTTCAAGGCAGCCGAGGCCGAGGGGGTCGGCTATCCGCGTGATCTGCGCGCCGTGAGCGCCGACAGCCCCGAGATAGTCGCCGACGCGTGGGAGAAAATCGCAATCGCTGCGCCGGAGGCGAGGCGATGA
- a CDS encoding DUF642 domain-containing protein, protein MKSVFTFAVIAAVTLSPAHAQIQRQNDRLDNGGFEDPTVDGYQFFDESLPAWTVEQDEAEIINEAYGRDFEARSGRQFLALNGSGTVYQDVPTDPGSTYRLVFHLDNEPDAAGATTLTVSAGSASANFEVSPDQEGYRQETLRFEGAANSAVTRIMFTDTTGTDYGVHLDAVRVEIIHSRNKLDRSRQPSP, encoded by the coding sequence ATGAAGAGCGTCTTCACGTTTGCTGTCATCGCCGCCGTGACGTTGAGTCCGGCGCATGCGCAAATCCAGCGCCAGAACGATCGTCTCGACAACGGCGGCTTCGAGGATCCTACGGTCGACGGCTATCAGTTCTTCGATGAGAGTTTGCCAGCTTGGACGGTCGAACAGGATGAAGCCGAGATCATCAATGAGGCCTACGGACGCGATTTTGAAGCACGCTCCGGGCGCCAGTTCCTGGCCCTCAATGGCTCGGGCACGGTCTATCAGGACGTGCCGACCGATCCGGGCTCGACCTACCGGTTGGTCTTTCACCTCGATAACGAGCCGGACGCCGCTGGAGCCACGACGCTGACGGTGAGCGCCGGCTCCGCGAGCGCAAACTTTGAAGTTTCTCCCGACCAGGAAGGGTACCGACAGGAAACTCTACGTTTCGAGGGCGCCGCTAACTCTGCGGTGACCCGGATCATGTTCACGGACACGACTGGCACCGATTACGGTGTGCATCTCGACGCTGTCAGAGTCGAAATAATTCATAGCAGGAACAAGCTGGACCGTTCGCGCCAACCATCTCCCTGA